One region of Longimicrobium sp. genomic DNA includes:
- a CDS encoding HU family DNA-binding protein: protein MNKSEMIQQLSSRADIPRTEATKVVDALFSVEDGIITEALRNGEKITITGFGSFETKKREARTGRNPRTGKEIQIAASTSAAFRAGKGLKDRLGA from the coding sequence GTGAACAAGTCCGAAATGATCCAGCAGCTGAGCAGCCGCGCCGACATCCCGCGTACCGAAGCGACCAAGGTGGTCGACGCGCTCTTCTCGGTGGAGGACGGGATCATCACCGAGGCGCTGCGGAACGGGGAGAAGATCACCATCACCGGGTTCGGCAGCTTCGAGACCAAGAAGCGCGAGGCCCGCACGGGCCGCAACCCGCGCACCGGCAAGGAGATCCAGATCGCCGCCTCCACCAGCGCGGCCTTCCGCGCGGGGAAGGGCCTCAAGGATCGCCTGGGCGCCTGA
- a CDS encoding ATP-binding protein produces the protein MPESPVATPIPVGEASPRELQAAYDIAHAFLTASSPDEVYGLALERVSPLVGAAFASVFVRDTPDELRLAAQWNWPARYAEHLDQLRVRVGNGPTGLAVAENRVVEVFDVHSDPLLEDWWEVARELDFTASVSLPLVTGEAPEGAITFYFRTSDTLRETDRSLLRLVADQLSATAEKAHLIADLTDANRRLRQQNVELEARYREAEEARRLKGEFMANISHELRTPLTAILGYTYLLREGISGELCEEQRTSVDKIEESGTELLGLINDLLDLTHLQLGRLPVQAETTDAVALLHGIQGNVSPDPAAGVEVIFDVPDVSVPVRTDPSLVLRILRHLVSNAFKFTPAGKVTLRVRMVAGSPWTEEAQAGGGTRNRVVWEVEDTGIGIDAAQLERIFDEFRQVDGSPTRRYGGTGIGLALSRQLARRLGGDIGVRSTPGQGSVFSLSVPAGFQGA, from the coding sequence GTGCCCGAATCCCCAGTCGCCACGCCAATCCCGGTGGGGGAAGCCTCCCCGCGGGAGCTGCAGGCGGCGTACGACATCGCCCACGCCTTCCTCACGGCCAGCTCGCCGGACGAGGTGTACGGGCTGGCGCTGGAGCGCGTCTCGCCGCTGGTGGGCGCCGCCTTCGCCAGCGTCTTCGTGCGCGACACCCCCGACGAGCTGCGCCTTGCCGCGCAGTGGAACTGGCCCGCGCGGTACGCCGAGCACCTGGACCAGCTTCGCGTGCGGGTGGGAAACGGGCCCACCGGGCTGGCCGTGGCCGAGAACCGGGTGGTGGAGGTGTTCGACGTCCACAGCGACCCGCTGCTGGAGGACTGGTGGGAGGTGGCGCGGGAGCTGGACTTCACCGCCTCCGTCTCCCTGCCGCTCGTCACGGGCGAGGCGCCGGAGGGGGCGATCACCTTCTACTTCCGCACCTCGGACACGCTGCGCGAGACGGACCGCTCGCTGCTGCGGCTGGTGGCGGACCAGCTCTCGGCCACGGCGGAGAAGGCGCACCTGATCGCCGACCTCACCGACGCCAACCGCCGCCTGCGCCAGCAGAACGTGGAGCTGGAGGCGCGCTACCGCGAGGCGGAGGAGGCGCGGCGGCTCAAGGGCGAGTTCATGGCCAACATCTCCCACGAGCTGCGCACCCCGCTCACCGCCATCCTGGGCTACACGTACCTGCTGCGCGAGGGGATCAGCGGCGAGCTGTGCGAGGAGCAGCGCACCTCCGTGGACAAGATCGAGGAGTCGGGCACCGAGCTGCTGGGGCTGATCAACGACCTGCTCGACCTGACGCACCTCCAGCTCGGCCGCCTTCCCGTGCAGGCGGAGACGACCGACGCGGTGGCGCTCCTGCACGGCATCCAGGGGAACGTCTCGCCCGATCCCGCCGCGGGCGTGGAGGTGATCTTCGACGTTCCCGACGTGTCCGTTCCGGTGCGCACCGATCCGTCGCTGGTGCTGCGCATCCTGCGGCACCTGGTCTCCAATGCCTTCAAGTTCACCCCGGCCGGCAAGGTGACGCTGCGGGTGCGGATGGTGGCCGGCTCGCCATGGACGGAGGAGGCGCAGGCCGGCGGCGGCACCCGCAACCGCGTCGTCTGGGAGGTGGAGGACACGGGGATCGGCATCGACGCGGCGCAGCTGGAGCGCATCTTCGACGAGTTCCGCCAGGTAGACGGCTCGCCGACGCGGCGCTACGGCGGCACGGGGATCGGACTGGCGCTCTCGCGGCAGCTCGCGCGGCGGCTGGGCGGCGACATCGGGGTGCGCTCCACGCCCGGCCAGGGCTCCGTCTTCTCCCTCTCGGTGCCCGCGGGCTTCCAGGGCGCGTGA
- a CDS encoding HAD-IB family phosphatase has product MSFATVVFDCDSTLAHVEGIDELAGSHADEIRELTERAMEGTLPLEEVYGRRLEIIRPTRAQVEALGRDYVAALVPDARETVAGLRFLGKTVRVVSGGLLPAVLAVAAELGIAEDDVRAVAVRFDDAGEYAGFDDASPLARSGGKEAVLRGWSLPRPALMVGDGATDLEARPAVDAFAAYMGIAFREAVAAGADFVLRDPSLAPVLSLAADAADRARLSASPFAALLERGDRLLHQP; this is encoded by the coding sequence GTGAGCTTCGCCACCGTCGTGTTCGACTGCGACTCCACGCTGGCCCACGTGGAGGGAATCGACGAGCTTGCCGGGTCCCACGCCGACGAGATCCGGGAGCTGACCGAGCGTGCGATGGAAGGCACTCTCCCGCTTGAGGAAGTCTACGGCCGCCGCCTGGAAATCATCCGCCCCACGCGCGCCCAGGTGGAGGCGCTGGGGCGCGACTACGTGGCCGCGCTCGTGCCCGACGCGCGCGAGACGGTTGCCGGGCTGCGCTTTCTTGGAAAGACGGTGCGCGTCGTCTCCGGCGGCCTCCTCCCTGCCGTGCTGGCGGTGGCGGCCGAGCTGGGGATCGCGGAAGATGACGTGCGTGCGGTCGCGGTCCGCTTCGATGACGCAGGCGAGTACGCCGGCTTCGACGACGCATCGCCGCTGGCGCGCAGCGGCGGGAAGGAGGCGGTGCTGCGCGGGTGGTCCCTTCCCCGCCCCGCGCTGATGGTGGGCGATGGCGCCACGGACCTGGAAGCGCGCCCCGCCGTCGACGCCTTCGCCGCCTACATGGGAATCGCCTTTCGAGAAGCCGTCGCCGCCGGAGCCGACTTCGTCCTCCGCGACCCCAGCCTCGCCCCCGTCCTCTCCCTTGCCGCCGACGCCGCCGACCGCGCGCGCCTCTCCGCTTCCCCCTTCGCCGCCCTGCTGGAGCGCGGCGACCGGCTCCTGCACCAACCGTGA
- a CDS encoding alanine--glyoxylate aminotransferase family protein: protein MTAFGRFFLPGPTEVHPYVLAAMTQPMIGHRGSGMSAILAGCDPVLRAIFRTERPVYVASSSATGLMEGAVRNGVRRRALSLVNGAFSERFRDLVADCGREVETYEVEWGQAHDAAEVHRRLRAGGFDAVTVAHSETSTGVLNPVREIAEAVRAAESDTGDEILLLVDGVTSVAGALVEMDAWGLDFLLTGSQKALALPPGLAFGAASERMMARAETIPGRGHYFDLPEYDRFWRKHQTPTTPALSLVYALAEQARRIAAEGVEARAARHDAMRERALAWAKERGIRPFAPEGCRSPTVTTLAIDGPVAAPEIVARLAKAGWTIGGGYGKLKDSTIRIGHMGEHTVEELDALLDVIDEVLR, encoded by the coding sequence ATGACCGCGTTCGGCCGTTTCTTCCTTCCCGGCCCCACCGAGGTGCACCCCTACGTGCTGGCCGCGATGACGCAGCCCATGATCGGCCACCGCGGGTCCGGGATGTCCGCGATCCTGGCCGGTTGCGACCCCGTGCTCCGCGCCATCTTCCGCACCGAGCGCCCGGTGTACGTCGCCTCCTCCTCGGCCACCGGGCTGATGGAGGGCGCCGTGCGCAATGGTGTGCGCCGCCGCGCGCTCTCGCTCGTCAACGGCGCGTTCAGCGAACGCTTCCGCGACCTGGTGGCCGATTGCGGGCGCGAGGTGGAGACGTACGAGGTGGAGTGGGGCCAGGCCCACGACGCCGCCGAAGTGCACCGCCGTCTCCGCGCGGGCGGATTCGACGCGGTCACGGTCGCGCACTCGGAAACATCGACCGGCGTCCTCAACCCCGTGCGCGAGATCGCCGAGGCCGTGCGCGCCGCCGAAAGCGACACCGGCGACGAGATCCTCCTGCTGGTGGACGGCGTCACCAGCGTAGCCGGCGCGCTGGTGGAGATGGACGCGTGGGGGCTCGACTTCCTCCTCACCGGCTCGCAGAAGGCGCTGGCGCTGCCGCCGGGGCTGGCGTTCGGGGCGGCGTCGGAGCGGATGATGGCGCGCGCGGAGACGATCCCGGGGCGCGGCCACTACTTCGACCTGCCGGAGTACGACCGCTTCTGGCGCAAGCACCAGACGCCCACCACCCCTGCCCTGTCGCTGGTCTACGCGCTGGCGGAACAGGCGCGGCGCATCGCCGCGGAGGGCGTCGAAGCCCGCGCCGCGCGCCACGACGCCATGCGCGAGCGCGCCCTGGCCTGGGCCAAAGAGCGCGGCATCCGCCCCTTTGCGCCCGAGGGGTGCCGCTCGCCGACCGTCACCACGCTGGCGATCGACGGGCCCGTCGCCGCGCCGGAGATCGTCGCGCGGCTGGCGAAGGCGGGGTGGACGATCGGCGGCGGGTACGGCAAGCTCAAGGATTCGACCATCCGCATCGGGCACATGGGAGAGCACACGGTGGAAGAGCTGGACGCGCTGCTGGACGTGATCGACGAGGTGCTGCGATGA
- the serA gene encoding phosphoglycerate dehydrogenase, which yields MSRFRVLVTDEVDPEGLAHLRSHPDIEVHEKPTRPLDEVIAEIGEYDAFVGRSATRVTRELLQAGDRLKVIGRAGVGVDNIDLQTATELGIAVINAPGGNTVSVAELAFGVLLSLVRNIHVAVESMRGGRWDRSRLGGSELRGRTLAIIGLGRIGSEMARRARAFGMTLIAYDPFVPPARFEELGVERMERLSDAMDRADVVTVHTPLTAETVGLIGAPELARLGRGAIVMNLARGGIVAEDALTDALTSGRIAGAALDVFIGEPLAADHPLRSIPNLILTPHLGASTSDAQRSVSIEACSAVRDALVTGDLSAAINAAGVGGSGWGELRPLLALSDRLGRLGRALLPGAVSALELRYTGPRGEQAPRPLLLSALQGTLRDVVDRRAINLVNAQHVATERGIETASTHVAGRGELGEEVELRMEAGDRIIRVAGAVLGETHGRIIRIGAFRVDVAPRGTLVVLRNRDVPGVIGRVGTLLGEAEVNIAEYHQARLQVGGEALAAITVDGRIPAEVLQQLAELPEVLDVRQVDME from the coding sequence ATGAGCCGCTTCCGCGTGCTGGTGACCGACGAGGTGGATCCGGAGGGGCTCGCCCACCTCCGCTCGCACCCCGACATCGAGGTCCACGAGAAGCCGACGCGCCCCCTAGACGAGGTGATCGCGGAGATCGGCGAGTACGACGCCTTCGTCGGACGCAGCGCCACACGCGTCACCCGCGAGCTCCTGCAGGCCGGTGACCGGCTCAAGGTGATCGGCCGCGCCGGCGTGGGGGTCGACAACATCGACCTGCAGACGGCGACGGAGCTGGGGATCGCGGTCATCAACGCGCCGGGCGGGAACACGGTCTCGGTTGCGGAGCTGGCGTTCGGCGTGCTCCTCTCCCTCGTCCGCAACATCCACGTCGCCGTGGAGTCCATGCGCGGCGGCCGCTGGGACCGCTCGCGCCTCGGCGGCTCCGAGCTGCGCGGACGGACGCTGGCCATCATCGGGCTGGGGCGCATCGGGAGCGAGATGGCGCGCCGGGCCCGCGCCTTTGGGATGACGCTGATCGCTTACGATCCCTTCGTACCGCCCGCGCGCTTCGAGGAGCTCGGCGTGGAGCGAATGGAGCGCCTCTCCGACGCCATGGACCGCGCGGACGTGGTGACCGTCCATACGCCGCTGACCGCGGAGACGGTGGGGCTGATCGGCGCGCCGGAGCTGGCGCGTCTGGGGCGGGGGGCGATCGTGATGAACCTGGCGCGCGGCGGCATCGTGGCCGAGGATGCCCTCACCGACGCGCTCACCTCGGGCCGCATCGCCGGGGCGGCGCTGGATGTGTTCATCGGCGAGCCGCTGGCGGCCGACCACCCGCTGCGCTCCATCCCCAACCTCATCCTGACGCCGCACCTGGGCGCGTCCACCAGCGATGCCCAGCGCAGCGTCTCCATCGAGGCGTGCTCCGCCGTCCGCGACGCGCTGGTCACCGGCGACCTGAGCGCGGCGATCAACGCGGCGGGCGTGGGTGGCTCCGGGTGGGGCGAGCTGCGTCCCCTCCTGGCGCTTTCGGACCGGCTGGGGCGCCTGGGCCGCGCCCTCCTCCCCGGCGCGGTGAGCGCGCTGGAACTGCGCTACACGGGTCCGCGGGGCGAGCAGGCGCCGCGCCCCCTCCTCCTCTCCGCGCTGCAGGGCACGCTGCGCGACGTGGTGGACCGCCGCGCCATCAACCTGGTGAACGCGCAGCACGTCGCCACCGAGCGGGGGATCGAGACGGCATCGACGCACGTGGCGGGGCGCGGGGAGCTGGGCGAGGAGGTGGAGCTGCGGATGGAGGCGGGCGACCGCATCATCCGCGTGGCGGGCGCGGTGCTGGGGGAGACGCACGGCCGCATCATCCGCATCGGCGCCTTTCGCGTGGACGTGGCTCCGCGCGGCACCCTGGTCGTCCTGCGCAACCGCGACGTCCCCGGCGTCATCGGCCGCGTGGGCACCCTCCTCGGCGAGGCGGAGGTCAACATCGCCGAGTACCACCAGGCGCGCCTGCAGGTCGGCGGCGAGGCCCTCGCCGCCATCACCGTCGACGGCCGCATCCCCGCCGAGGTCCTGCAGCAGCTCGCCGAGCTCCCGGAGGTGCTGGACGTGCGGCAGGTGGATATGGAGTGA
- a CDS encoding HD domain-containing phosphohydrolase, which produces MATSESELPHSDDPVIAHLQGAAEAYRDIEAQKVEDEREIETLRHALNDARGHTHRMQAELDAERWNAERERQRAECLKEAMRQIHGALFSGDVSTLILRACLTISGATRGVYVTARRPDGALRVRAEIDVDAMVGGPPPPTLAELCREALDKNDTIVCNEAETEERFAVDGEQGIRFRNCVAAPVVLLANLDGVVIAADKTDGDFDDRDIEALISVGDQAAVAVKNRHLERALQTAYVHTVTILADAVEAKDPYTHGHCELASRYARLIAARLELSAYERALVCYGALLHDVGKIGVSDGVLNKPGPLLPEEVQLMRAHVRVGHDLLRNVPALHDVAEVVLHHHEHYDGTGYPDGMSGNEIPMPARIVAVADAYCAMITRRSYKEAYSESDARAELSRCSGTQFDPEVVDAFLAVLDTPEAQDQDDDDFSECGLLPGFERLHEDVTAGWGAMAGASGG; this is translated from the coding sequence ATGGCGACCAGCGAATCAGAACTCCCTCACTCGGACGATCCGGTAATCGCGCACCTCCAGGGGGCGGCGGAGGCGTACCGGGACATCGAAGCGCAAAAGGTGGAGGACGAGCGCGAGATCGAGACCCTCCGCCACGCGCTGAACGACGCGCGCGGCCACACGCACCGCATGCAGGCGGAGCTGGACGCCGAGCGCTGGAACGCGGAGCGGGAGCGGCAGCGCGCGGAGTGCCTCAAGGAGGCGATGAGGCAGATCCACGGCGCCCTCTTCAGCGGCGACGTGTCCACGCTCATCCTGCGCGCCTGCCTCACGATCAGCGGCGCAACGCGCGGGGTGTACGTCACCGCGCGCCGGCCAGACGGGGCACTGCGCGTGCGCGCTGAGATCGACGTGGACGCGATGGTCGGCGGGCCGCCGCCGCCCACGCTGGCGGAGCTGTGCCGCGAGGCGCTCGACAAGAACGACACCATCGTCTGCAACGAGGCCGAGACGGAGGAGCGCTTCGCGGTGGACGGCGAGCAGGGGATCCGCTTCCGCAACTGCGTGGCGGCGCCGGTGGTGCTGCTCGCGAACCTGGACGGGGTGGTGATCGCCGCAGACAAGACGGACGGCGACTTCGACGACCGTGACATCGAGGCGCTCATCAGTGTGGGCGACCAGGCCGCCGTGGCGGTAAAGAACCGGCACCTGGAGCGCGCCCTGCAGACGGCGTACGTGCACACCGTCACCATCCTGGCGGACGCGGTGGAGGCCAAGGACCCGTACACCCACGGGCACTGCGAGCTGGCCTCGCGCTACGCCCGCCTGATCGCCGCGCGGCTGGAGCTCTCCGCGTACGAGCGCGCGCTGGTGTGCTACGGCGCGCTCCTGCACGACGTGGGGAAGATCGGGGTGAGCGACGGCGTGCTCAACAAGCCGGGCCCCCTCCTCCCCGAGGAGGTGCAGCTGATGAGGGCGCACGTGCGCGTGGGCCACGACCTGCTGCGCAACGTCCCCGCCCTGCACGACGTGGCCGAGGTGGTACTGCACCACCACGAGCACTACGACGGTACCGGCTATCCGGACGGGATGAGCGGCAACGAGATCCCGATGCCGGCGCGCATCGTGGCCGTGGCGGACGCGTACTGCGCGATGATCACGCGCCGGAGCTACAAGGAGGCGTACTCCGAATCCGACGCCCGCGCCGAGCTCAGCCGCTGCTCCGGCACCCAGTTCGATCCCGAGGTCGTGGACGCGTTCCTGGCGGTGCTGGATACCCCGGAGGCGCAGGACCAGGACGATGATGATTTCTCCGAGTGCGGGCTGCTCCCGGGGTTCGAGCGGCTGCACGAGGACGTGACCGCGGGGTGGGGGGCGATGGCGGGGGCGTCGGGGGGGTGA
- a CDS encoding GGDEF domain-containing protein has protein sequence MRHRRIEDRELSLVLATPTGFMGGDSELHVASPLAATVVTGRRVQQQLQREEEPTPCVEDLELLVLLEASDGEGVLVAGSSACRVPRGLEEAELRDRVTWGTEALRRERARLAKRQLLPDQLIAYFEALNAAETEDGVLCALAEHALRIVGGHRAEGLARDGERGMLRAPCAPNARHGEHRLCILWDEVFAKPGLLVTLDARADGRVPAAAPLFENPQTALVAHVPVGDEAVLVLTERRDERIFEPQDWDILRALALQAEMAIRRVRLIESVRGLSLTDPLTGLANRRHMEVVMEHVWAGATRGEALALVALDLDGFKEVNDQSGHAAGDRLLRTVAEALRREARRSDVVVRYGGDEFLVILPGGDGAGAEALVERVRKQLIGRVEVSAGVVTYDGSFDSAEQMIREADRRLYEAKRRRAAHLNPLRVRGGARPPAI, from the coding sequence ATGCGGCATCGACGTATAGAGGACCGGGAGCTCAGCCTGGTGCTGGCCACGCCCACGGGCTTCATGGGCGGCGACTCGGAGCTGCACGTGGCTTCGCCGCTTGCCGCCACCGTGGTCACGGGCCGCCGCGTGCAGCAGCAGCTGCAGCGCGAGGAGGAGCCGACGCCCTGCGTGGAAGACCTCGAGCTGCTCGTGCTCCTGGAAGCGTCGGACGGCGAGGGCGTGCTGGTGGCGGGGAGCTCCGCGTGCCGCGTGCCGCGTGGCCTGGAAGAGGCGGAGCTTCGCGACCGTGTCACCTGGGGCACCGAGGCGCTGCGGCGCGAGCGCGCGCGTCTCGCCAAGCGCCAGCTCCTGCCGGACCAGCTCATCGCCTACTTCGAAGCGCTCAACGCCGCCGAGACCGAGGACGGGGTGCTCTGCGCCCTGGCCGAGCACGCGCTGCGCATCGTGGGCGGCCACCGCGCCGAGGGCCTCGCGCGCGATGGCGAGCGCGGGATGCTACGCGCCCCGTGTGCGCCCAATGCGCGCCACGGCGAGCACCGCCTGTGCATCCTGTGGGACGAGGTGTTCGCCAAGCCCGGTCTTCTCGTGACGCTGGACGCCCGCGCGGACGGACGGGTGCCCGCCGCCGCGCCCCTCTTCGAGAACCCGCAGACGGCGCTGGTGGCGCACGTGCCCGTGGGCGACGAGGCGGTGCTGGTGCTCACCGAGCGGCGCGACGAGCGCATCTTCGAGCCGCAGGACTGGGACATCCTCCGCGCGCTGGCCCTGCAGGCCGAGATGGCGATCCGCCGGGTGCGGCTGATCGAGAGCGTCCGCGGCCTCTCGCTGACCGACCCGCTGACGGGGCTCGCCAACCGCCGCCACATGGAAGTGGTGATGGAGCACGTGTGGGCGGGCGCCACGCGCGGCGAGGCGCTGGCGCTGGTGGCGCTGGACCTGGACGGCTTCAAGGAGGTCAACGACCAGAGCGGCCACGCCGCCGGCGACCGCCTCCTGCGCACCGTGGCCGAGGCGCTCCGCCGCGAAGCCCGCCGCTCCGACGTCGTAGTCCGTTACGGCGGCGACGAGTTCCTGGTGATCCTCCCCGGCGGCGACGGCGCGGGTGCCGAGGCTCTGGTGGAGCGCGTCCGCAAGCAGCTCATCGGCCGCGTGGAGGTGAGCGCGGGCGTGGTGACCTACGACGGCAGCTTCGACAGCGCCGAGCAGATGATCCGCGAAGCGGACCGCCGCCTCTACGAGGCCAAGCGCCGCCGCGCCGCCCACCTGAACCCCCTCCGCGTCCGCGGCGGCGCCCGCCCCCCCGCCATCTGA